The Ahaetulla prasina isolate Xishuangbanna chromosome 14, ASM2864084v1, whole genome shotgun sequence genome includes a region encoding these proteins:
- the IL21R gene encoding interleukin-21 receptor isoform X2, with the protein MRLGQMAVVLLLLQHTSACQELTCFADYIQRLECTWGGGLSPAHRARYNLSAKWNCGDGGSCSFNLIDGNVTHARYACFCEQKLCFATNAFEVSIAAASPAEEPPRLPQGCNKTFLFQNHIKPYPPIHLAAAASSAGYTLSWETKYLDQEYHLLSDNLQYELRYKEKGHPWQQSQKSLLQNLHSLRLLPQELKPNTEYEFQVRSKPASSYQGTWSDWSSLASLKTTHKASEHGANQWLEVILLVLSSIVALMAFLGWHQRLWKKLDCFTPSPAPFFQPLYLRHNGDFKKWVGAPCSGTTLDAFEWGIVVPEIFGTGHKRLLLSCAEGDWNDGLNGQPPMSAPLLPEHLQAFAKGCSATWEQGYGHLSIGTVTVAEDFATHCPQCNSAHPCWALEEELQEETETSEKEAYRSLQFDSSSSSSLGLASGRLLLGNEVPLQDSFPSGPASWTSHPPFGSPPGGREGFFSLLPAPSLLRPCLSAPAPEEGLYRGTPSPDWEGESDPVNDLDLDTMDSGFADCECRSPGDGELEEMPSGCSCQSDPSPVVGAPEKEDFLPRYVKQWI; encoded by the exons atgcGGCTGGGCCAGATGGCTGTGGTGCTGCTTCTCCTTCAGCACA CCTCCGCGTGCCAGGAGCTCACCTGCTTCGCGGACTATATCCAGCGGCTGGAATGCACGTGGGGAGGCGGCCTCAGCCCAGCTCACAGGGCCCGGTATAACCTCAGCGCAAAGTG GAACTGTGGCGACGGCGGAAGCTGCTCCTTCAACCTTATCGACGGCAACGTCACCCACGCACGCTACGCCTGCTTCTGTGAGCAGAAGCTCTGCTTTGCCACCAATGCCTTTGAGGTCAGCATCGCCGCCGCAAGTCCTGCGGAGGAGCCTCCGCGGCTGCCGCAAGGTTGCAATAAGACGTTCCTGTTCCAGAACCACA TTAAGCCATATCCGCCAATCCACCTGGCCGCAGCTGCATCGTCTGCCGGCTACACCCTTTCTTGGGAGACCAAATACCTGGACCAAGAGTACCACTTACTGAGCGACAACCTGCAGTATGAGTTGCGGTACAAGGAAAAAGGCCACCCTTGGCAG CAGAGCCAGAAATCCCTCCTGCAGAACCTACACAGCTTGCGGCTTCTGCCCCAGGAGTTGAAGCCGAACACTGAGTACGAGTTCCAGGTGCGCTCAAAGCCGGCCTCTTCTTACCAGGGAACATGGAGTGACTGGAGCTCCCTGGCTTCCCTTAAGACCACGCACAAGG CCTCAGAGCATGGCGCAAACCAATGGCTGGAGGTGATTTTATTGGTGCTCAGCTCCATTGTTGCCCTCATGGCCTTCCTGGGGTGGCACCAGAG GTTGTGGAAGAAGCTGGACTGTTTCACCCCCAGCCCAGCCCCCTTCTTCCAGCCCCTCTACCTGAGGCACAATGGAGACTTCAAG AAATGGGTGGGCGCCCCTTGCTCTGGAACAACCCTCGATGCCTTTGAGTGGGGCATAGTTGTGCCAGAGATATTTGGTACTGGACACAAGCGCCTTCTCTTGAGCTGTGCCGAGGGAGACTGGAATGATGGCCTGAATGGGCAGCCTCCAATGTCCGCCCCGCTCCTGCCAGAACACTTGCAGGCCTTTGCCAAGGGCTGCAGTGCCACATGGGAGCAGGGCTATGGCCACCTCTCCATTGGCACCGTCACGGTGGCGGAGGATTTTGCAACTCACTGCCCCCAGTGCAACAGCGCCCACCCATGCTGGGCTCTGGAGGAGGAGCTGCAGGAGGAGACAGAAACCAGCGAGAAGGAGGCCTATCGCAGCCTGCAGttcgacagcagcagcagcagcagccttggCCTGGCCTCTGGCCGTTTGCTGCTGGGGAATGAGGTGCCACTGCAGGACTCCTTTCCCTCTGGGCCGGCCTCCTGGACAAGCCACCCTCCCTTTGGCTCTCCCCCAGGGGGCCGGGAGGGATTCTTCAGTCTGCTGCCTGCCCCTTCGCTTCTCCGCCCCTGCCTCTCTGCCCCAGCCCCAGAGGAAGGCCTCTACAGGGGAACCCCCTCTCCCGACTGGGAGGGGGAAAGCGATCCCGTCAACGACCTGGATCTGGACACCATGGACAGCGGCTTTGCAGACTGCGAGTGCAGGAGCCCTGGCGATGGGGAGCTGGAGGAAATGCCGTCAGGTTGCAGTTGCCAGTCTGATCCCAGCCCTGTTGTGGGGGCACCTGAAAAAGAGGACTTTCTGCCAAGATATGTCAAGCAGTGGATTTAG
- the IL21R gene encoding interleukin-21 receptor isoform X1 has product MRLGQMAVVLLLLQHTSACQELTCFADYIQRLECTWGGGLSPAHRARYNLSAKWNCGDGGSCSFNLIDGNVTHARYACFCEQKLCFATNAFEVSIAAASPAEEPPRLPQGCNKTFLFQNHIKPYPPIHLAAAASSAGYTLSWETKYLDQEYHLLSDNLQYELRYKEKGHPWQQQSQKSLLQNLHSLRLLPQELKPNTEYEFQVRSKPASSYQGTWSDWSSLASLKTTHKASEHGANQWLEVILLVLSSIVALMAFLGWHQRLWKKLDCFTPSPAPFFQPLYLRHNGDFKKWVGAPCSGTTLDAFEWGIVVPEIFGTGHKRLLLSCAEGDWNDGLNGQPPMSAPLLPEHLQAFAKGCSATWEQGYGHLSIGTVTVAEDFATHCPQCNSAHPCWALEEELQEETETSEKEAYRSLQFDSSSSSSLGLASGRLLLGNEVPLQDSFPSGPASWTSHPPFGSPPGGREGFFSLLPAPSLLRPCLSAPAPEEGLYRGTPSPDWEGESDPVNDLDLDTMDSGFADCECRSPGDGELEEMPSGCSCQSDPSPVVGAPEKEDFLPRYVKQWI; this is encoded by the exons atgcGGCTGGGCCAGATGGCTGTGGTGCTGCTTCTCCTTCAGCACA CCTCCGCGTGCCAGGAGCTCACCTGCTTCGCGGACTATATCCAGCGGCTGGAATGCACGTGGGGAGGCGGCCTCAGCCCAGCTCACAGGGCCCGGTATAACCTCAGCGCAAAGTG GAACTGTGGCGACGGCGGAAGCTGCTCCTTCAACCTTATCGACGGCAACGTCACCCACGCACGCTACGCCTGCTTCTGTGAGCAGAAGCTCTGCTTTGCCACCAATGCCTTTGAGGTCAGCATCGCCGCCGCAAGTCCTGCGGAGGAGCCTCCGCGGCTGCCGCAAGGTTGCAATAAGACGTTCCTGTTCCAGAACCACA TTAAGCCATATCCGCCAATCCACCTGGCCGCAGCTGCATCGTCTGCCGGCTACACCCTTTCTTGGGAGACCAAATACCTGGACCAAGAGTACCACTTACTGAGCGACAACCTGCAGTATGAGTTGCGGTACAAGGAAAAAGGCCACCCTTGGCAG CAGCAGAGCCAGAAATCCCTCCTGCAGAACCTACACAGCTTGCGGCTTCTGCCCCAGGAGTTGAAGCCGAACACTGAGTACGAGTTCCAGGTGCGCTCAAAGCCGGCCTCTTCTTACCAGGGAACATGGAGTGACTGGAGCTCCCTGGCTTCCCTTAAGACCACGCACAAGG CCTCAGAGCATGGCGCAAACCAATGGCTGGAGGTGATTTTATTGGTGCTCAGCTCCATTGTTGCCCTCATGGCCTTCCTGGGGTGGCACCAGAG GTTGTGGAAGAAGCTGGACTGTTTCACCCCCAGCCCAGCCCCCTTCTTCCAGCCCCTCTACCTGAGGCACAATGGAGACTTCAAG AAATGGGTGGGCGCCCCTTGCTCTGGAACAACCCTCGATGCCTTTGAGTGGGGCATAGTTGTGCCAGAGATATTTGGTACTGGACACAAGCGCCTTCTCTTGAGCTGTGCCGAGGGAGACTGGAATGATGGCCTGAATGGGCAGCCTCCAATGTCCGCCCCGCTCCTGCCAGAACACTTGCAGGCCTTTGCCAAGGGCTGCAGTGCCACATGGGAGCAGGGCTATGGCCACCTCTCCATTGGCACCGTCACGGTGGCGGAGGATTTTGCAACTCACTGCCCCCAGTGCAACAGCGCCCACCCATGCTGGGCTCTGGAGGAGGAGCTGCAGGAGGAGACAGAAACCAGCGAGAAGGAGGCCTATCGCAGCCTGCAGttcgacagcagcagcagcagcagccttggCCTGGCCTCTGGCCGTTTGCTGCTGGGGAATGAGGTGCCACTGCAGGACTCCTTTCCCTCTGGGCCGGCCTCCTGGACAAGCCACCCTCCCTTTGGCTCTCCCCCAGGGGGCCGGGAGGGATTCTTCAGTCTGCTGCCTGCCCCTTCGCTTCTCCGCCCCTGCCTCTCTGCCCCAGCCCCAGAGGAAGGCCTCTACAGGGGAACCCCCTCTCCCGACTGGGAGGGGGAAAGCGATCCCGTCAACGACCTGGATCTGGACACCATGGACAGCGGCTTTGCAGACTGCGAGTGCAGGAGCCCTGGCGATGGGGAGCTGGAGGAAATGCCGTCAGGTTGCAGTTGCCAGTCTGATCCCAGCCCTGTTGTGGGGGCACCTGAAAAAGAGGACTTTCTGCCAAGATATGTCAAGCAGTGGATTTAG